Within the uncultured Draconibacterium sp. genome, the region CTGTGATACAACCAGTATTCCACGTGTACTAAATGGTTTAGGCATAGCAATAATCTCTACCTCAAAAGGTGTTATTACCGATAAAGAAGCTCGCGAGCTTAACGTAGGTGGAGAAGTTTTATGTTACGTGTATTAATAGGGAGGAACAGTCATGTCAAGAATAGGAAAATTACCCATTTCAATACCAGCAGGAGTAGAAGTAAAGGTTAACGACAATGTTGTTAGCGTAAAAGGACCTCTGGGTGAATTGACTCAGCAAGTTGATCCGCTTATCGAAGTTGCCATCGAAGATGCAACTATCGAAGTTAAAAGAAACGGCGAATCAAAACGCGAAAAGTCAATGCACGGACTGTACCGCTCTTTGATCAACAACATGGTGGAAGGCGTATCGAAAGGATACGAAATTAAAATGGAATTAGTTGGTGTTGGTTATCGTGCAGAAGTATTGCCAGATAACGTGCTCGACCTTGTATTAGGTTTTGCTCACCACACTTACCTGCAACTTCCATCAGAAGTAAAAGTAGAGGCTGTATCTGATAAACGTAGTACTCCAACAGTGACTTTGAAAAGTCACGACAAACAATTAATCGGTCAGGTGGCTGCGAAAATCAGATCATTCCGTAAACCTGAACC harbors:
- the rplF gene encoding 50S ribosomal protein L6, producing the protein MSRIGKLPISIPAGVEVKVNDNVVSVKGPLGELTQQVDPLIEVAIEDATIEVKRNGESKREKSMHGLYRSLINNMVEGVSKGYEIKMELVGVGYRAEVLPDNVLDLVLGFAHHTYLQLPSEVKVEAVSDKRSTPTVTLKSHDKQLIGQVAAKIRSFRKPEPYKGKGIKFVGEELRRKAGKAAAK